The following are encoded together in the Pseudomonas xantholysinigenes genome:
- the flgH gene encoding flagellar basal body L-ring protein FlgH has protein sequence MMRSLSVFALGGVVLLAGCVAPTPKPNDPYYAPVLPRTPLPAAANNGSIYQAGFEQSLYTDRKAFRVGDIITITLNERTSASKNAGSQIQKNSKANLGLTSLFGTVPNTNNPLGSGDLTLDAGYSGDRTTKGDSKATQGNTLTGSITVTVAEVLPNGIIAVRGEKWMTLNTGEELVRIAGLVRADDIATDNTVPSTRVADARITYSGTGSFADASQPGWLDRFFISPLWPF, from the coding sequence ATGATGCGTTCGTTGTCCGTATTCGCCCTGGGGGGGGTGGTGTTGTTGGCCGGTTGCGTCGCGCCGACGCCCAAGCCCAACGACCCGTACTATGCGCCGGTGCTGCCGCGCACCCCGCTGCCGGCGGCGGCCAACAACGGCTCGATTTACCAGGCCGGCTTCGAGCAGAGCCTGTACACCGACCGCAAGGCGTTCCGCGTCGGCGACATCATCACCATCACCCTCAACGAGCGCACCTCGGCAAGCAAGAACGCCGGCTCGCAGATCCAGAAGAACAGCAAGGCCAACCTTGGTCTGACTTCGCTGTTCGGTACCGTGCCCAACACCAACAATCCGTTGGGCAGTGGCGACCTGACCCTGGACGCCGGCTACAGCGGTGATCGCACCACCAAGGGCGACAGCAAGGCCACCCAGGGCAACACCCTGACTGGCTCGATCACCGTCACCGTCGCCGAGGTGCTGCCCAACGGCATCATCGCCGTGCGCGGCGAGAAGTGGATGACCCTGAACACCGGTGAAGAGCTGGTGCGCATCGCCGGCCTGGTACGCGCCGACGACATCGCCACCGACAACACCGTGCCGTCCACCCGCGTGGCCGATGCGCGCATCACCTATTCGGGCACCGGCTCGTTCGCCGATGCCAGCCAGCCTGGTTGGCTGGACCGTTTCTTCATCAGCCCGCTCTGGCCTTTCTGA
- the flgF gene encoding flagellar basal-body rod protein FlgF, which translates to MDKMLYVAMTGASQNALAQKAHANNLANVSTNGFQRDLEQARSMPVFGDSFPARAFAMTERPATDFSEGALVETGRPLDVAVSGKGFIAVQAPDGSEAYVRTGSLNIDALGVLRAGNGMPVIGNGGPIAIPPEQQVEVGDDGTISIRAMGEDPRVMAEVDRIKLVNPDIKGLTKGPDGMIHTSNGQPADADVNVRVVSGFLESSNVNAVEEMTSVLALSRQFELHVKMMNAAKEGDEAMARVLQIG; encoded by the coding sequence GTGGACAAGATGCTTTATGTGGCCATGACCGGCGCCAGCCAGAACGCGCTGGCGCAGAAGGCCCATGCCAACAACCTGGCGAACGTTTCCACCAATGGGTTCCAGCGCGACCTGGAACAGGCGCGTTCGATGCCGGTGTTCGGCGACAGCTTTCCGGCGCGTGCCTTTGCCATGACCGAGCGCCCGGCCACCGATTTCAGCGAGGGTGCACTGGTCGAGACCGGTCGTCCGCTGGACGTGGCGGTGTCCGGCAAGGGCTTCATCGCCGTGCAGGCCCCCGATGGCAGTGAAGCCTACGTGCGCACCGGCAGCCTGAATATCGATGCCCTGGGCGTGCTGCGCGCCGGCAACGGCATGCCGGTGATCGGCAATGGCGGGCCGATCGCCATTCCGCCGGAGCAGCAGGTCGAGGTGGGCGACGACGGCACCATCAGCATTCGCGCCATGGGCGAGGACCCGCGAGTGATGGCCGAGGTCGACCGCATCAAGCTGGTCAACCCCGACATCAAGGGCCTGACCAAGGGGCCGGACGGCATGATCCACACCAGCAATGGCCAGCCGGCCGATGCCGACGTCAATGTCCGCGTGGTCTCGGGCTTCCTTGAGTCGAGCAACGTCAATGCCGTCGAGGAAATGACCTCGGTGCTGGCGTTGTCCCGTCAGTTCGAACTGCACGTCAAGATGATGAACGCGGCCAAGGAAGGCGATGAAGCCATGGCCCGTGTCTTGCAAATCGGCTAA
- the flgJ gene encoding flagellar assembly peptidoglycan hydrolase FlgJ, whose protein sequence is MNPKSLISSPADSGAFTDLNRLSSLKHGDRDGEGNIRKVAQEFESLFVSEMLKASRKASDVLADEENPMNSDTTKQYRDMYDQQLAVSMSREGGGIGLQDVLVRQLSKSKGGGVNNSPFPRIDGPAPALWGGGRVAQPVRGEQAAAGRNDVAALNSRRLALPGKLTDRLLAGIVPSAAGANGDAALPQRSGPSLAGVARGDWQPAQTYAAPQAREGMRILGRAVAQPPLAPNKAFSDSDAFVATMLPMAEQAAKRIGIDPRYLVAQAALETGWGKSVMRNPDGSSSHNLFGIKATGNWQGGEARAITSEFRGGQFVKETAAFRSYDSYQDSFHDLVSLLQNNSRYKDAVGSADKPEQFARELQKAGYATDPDYARKIISIARQLQPTQEYAMAGTTTNL, encoded by the coding sequence ATGAATCCGAAGAGCCTGATTTCCAGCCCCGCCGACAGTGGCGCCTTCACCGATCTCAATCGCTTGAGCTCGCTCAAGCATGGTGATCGTGACGGCGAGGGCAACATTCGCAAGGTGGCCCAGGAATTCGAATCGTTGTTCGTCAGCGAGATGCTCAAGGCCTCGCGCAAGGCCAGTGACGTGCTGGCCGACGAAGAAAACCCGATGAACAGCGACACCACCAAGCAGTACCGCGACATGTACGACCAGCAGCTGGCGGTGAGCATGTCCCGCGAGGGCGGCGGTATCGGTCTGCAGGACGTGCTGGTGCGTCAGCTGAGCAAGAGCAAGGGTGGCGGCGTCAACAACAGCCCGTTCCCGCGTATCGACGGCCCGGCGCCGGCACTATGGGGTGGTGGTCGCGTGGCCCAGCCGGTGCGCGGCGAGCAGGCCGCGGCCGGGCGCAACGATGTGGCGGCGCTCAACTCGCGGCGCCTGGCCTTGCCGGGCAAGCTCACCGATCGCCTGCTGGCCGGTATCGTGCCGTCGGCGGCGGGCGCCAATGGCGATGCCGCCTTGCCCCAGCGCAGCGGGCCGTCGCTGGCCGGTGTCGCCCGGGGCGACTGGCAGCCCGCGCAGACCTACGCCGCGCCACAGGCGCGCGAAGGCATGCGTATTCTCGGCCGGGCCGTGGCCCAGCCGCCGCTGGCGCCGAACAAGGCGTTCAGTGACAGCGACGCGTTCGTTGCCACCATGCTGCCGATGGCCGAGCAGGCGGCCAAGCGCATCGGCATCGACCCACGCTACCTGGTAGCCCAGGCGGCGCTGGAAACCGGTTGGGGCAAGTCGGTCATGCGCAACCCCGATGGCAGCAGCAGCCACAACCTGTTCGGCATCAAGGCCACCGGCAACTGGCAGGGCGGCGAGGCGAGGGCGATCACCAGCGAGTTCCGTGGCGGTCAGTTCGTCAAGGAGACGGCGGCGTTCCGTTCCTACGACTCGTACCAGGACAGCTTCCACGACCTGGTCAGCCTGTTGCAGAACAACAGCCGCTATAAAGATGCCGTCGGCTCGGCCGATAAACCGGAACAGTTTGCAAGAGAGCTGCAGAAGGCTGGCTACGCCACCGATCCGGACTATGCCCGCAAGATCATCAGCATCGCCCGGCAACTGCAGCCGACCCAGGAATACGCCATGGCTGGCACTACCACGAATCTATAA
- a CDS encoding flagellar basal body P-ring protein FlgI gives MFNARRLIAATLLLSCAFGAHAERLKDIASISGVRANQLIGYGLVVGLNGTGDQTTQTPFTLQTFNNMLSQFGIKVPAGSGNVQLKNVAAVSVHADLPPFAKPGQVVDITVSSIGNSKSLRGGSLLMTPLKGIDGNVYAIAQGNLVVGGFDAEGRDGSKITVNVPSAGRIPGGASVERAVPSGFNQGNSLTLNLNRPDFTTAKRIVDKVNELLGPGVAQAVDGGSVRVTAPMDPSQRVDYLSILENLEIDPGQAVAKVIINSRTGTIVIGQNVKVSPAAVTHGSLTVTITEDPIVSQPGPFSNGQTAVVPRSRVNAEQEAKPMFKFGPGTTLDEIVRAVNQVGAAPSDLMAILEALKQAGALQADLIVI, from the coding sequence ATGTTCAACGCTAGGCGGTTGATTGCCGCGACCCTGCTCCTGTCCTGCGCGTTCGGTGCCCATGCCGAGCGCCTGAAGGATATCGCCAGCATTTCCGGCGTGCGCGCCAACCAGCTGATCGGCTACGGCCTGGTCGTGGGCCTCAATGGCACGGGTGACCAGACTACCCAGACGCCGTTCACCCTGCAGACCTTCAACAACATGCTCTCGCAGTTTGGTATCAAGGTGCCGGCAGGCTCGGGCAACGTGCAGTTGAAGAACGTCGCCGCGGTGTCGGTGCACGCCGACCTGCCGCCTTTCGCCAAGCCTGGCCAGGTGGTCGATATCACCGTGTCGTCCATCGGCAACTCCAAGAGCCTGCGCGGCGGCAGCTTGCTGATGACGCCGCTCAAGGGCATCGACGGCAACGTCTACGCCATTGCCCAGGGCAACCTGGTGGTGGGGGGCTTCGATGCCGAAGGTCGCGATGGCTCGAAGATCACCGTCAACGTTCCGTCGGCCGGTCGCATTCCCGGTGGCGCCTCTGTCGAGCGCGCGGTGCCGAGCGGCTTCAATCAGGGCAACAGCCTGACCCTGAACCTCAATCGCCCGGACTTCACCACCGCCAAGCGCATCGTCGACAAGGTCAACGAACTGCTTGGCCCAGGTGTCGCCCAGGCGGTCGATGGCGGCTCGGTGCGGGTAACGGCGCCGATGGACCCAAGCCAGCGCGTCGACTACCTGTCGATCCTGGAGAACCTCGAGATCGATCCGGGCCAGGCGGTGGCCAAGGTCATCATCAACTCGCGCACCGGTACCATCGTCATCGGCCAGAACGTCAAGGTGTCGCCGGCGGCAGTGACCCACGGCAGCCTGACCGTGACCATCACCGAAGACCCGATCGTCAGCCAGCCGGGGCCGTTCTCCAATGGCCAGACCGCGGTGGTGCCGCGTTCGCGGGTCAATGCCGAGCAGGAAGCCAAGCCGATGTTCAAGTTCGGCCCGGGCACCACGCTGGATGAGATCGTCCGCGCGGTGAACCAGGTCGGCGCGGCGCCCAGCGACCTGATGGCGATCCTCGAAGCCCTGAAGCAGGCCGGCGCGTTGCAAGCCGACCTGATCGTGATCTGA
- the flgG gene encoding flagellar basal-body rod protein FlgG yields the protein MLPALWVAKTGLSAQDTNLAVISNNLANVSTTGFKRDRAEFQDLLYQIKRQPGAQSTQDSELPSGLQVGTGVRIVGTQKSFVAGSLQTTENPLDMAVNGRGFFQILQPDGTVSYTRDGTFHLNSDGQIVTANGFALEPAIVVPPDAQTFTVGKDGTVSITTVGNPAAQIIGNIQTADFINPAGLQAIGGNLFLETAASGAPQVGTPGLNGFGTTEQQTLEASNVSTVEELVNMITTQRAYEMNSKVISTADKMLSFVTQQL from the coding sequence ATGCTTCCAGCTCTTTGGGTCGCGAAAACCGGCCTGTCCGCCCAGGACACCAACCTGGCCGTCATCTCCAACAACCTGGCGAACGTCTCGACCACCGGCTTCAAGCGGGATCGCGCCGAGTTCCAGGACCTGCTGTACCAGATCAAGCGCCAGCCTGGCGCCCAGTCGACCCAGGACAGCGAACTGCCTTCGGGCCTGCAGGTCGGTACCGGTGTGCGTATCGTCGGCACCCAGAAAAGCTTCGTCGCCGGCAGCCTGCAGACCACCGAGAACCCGCTGGACATGGCCGTCAACGGTCGCGGTTTCTTCCAGATCCTGCAGCCGGACGGCACCGTGAGCTACACCCGTGACGGTACCTTCCACCTGAACTCCGACGGCCAGATCGTCACCGCCAACGGCTTCGCCCTGGAACCGGCCATCGTCGTGCCGCCAGATGCGCAGACCTTCACCGTCGGCAAGGACGGCACCGTGTCGATCACCACCGTGGGTAACCCGGCGGCGCAGATTATCGGCAACATCCAGACCGCCGACTTCATCAACCCGGCCGGCTTGCAGGCCATCGGTGGCAACCTGTTCCTGGAAACCGCGGCCAGCGGTGCGCCGCAGGTCGGCACCCCGGGCCTGAACGGCTTTGGCACCACCGAGCAGCAGACCCTGGAAGCCTCCAATGTCAGCACCGTCGAGGAGCTGGTGAACATGATCACCACCCAACGCGCCTACGAGATGAACTCCAAGGTCATCTCCACCGCCGACAAGATGCTGTCGTTCGTCACCCAGCAGCTGTAA
- the flgE gene encoding flagellar hook protein FlgE, producing the protein MSFNIGLSGLYAANKALNVTGNNIANVATTGFKSSRAEFGDQYSQSIRGTAGGKTQVGSGVKTMAVSQMFNPGNINGTGQALDMAIDGNGFFALNDNGSRIYTRAGAFYSDKEGYVVNASGANLQGYPVDDNGKVIPGALTDLKIDTSNLAPKPTGRINETVNLNSSDNAPSVSPFDPATVGSYNYKFNTPVYDSQGNEHQMNQYFVKEAGTNTWSMYTTIDGRNPADPTLATPLKNTLPFTTAGKLNTAAMTSGTVTGGLTIAPDKTFTLDAWIPAEKNAAGNWVSNGAVMRPGGVALDMLATTQYNAASATTAKDQDGYATGELAGLTVDQSGNMFANFTNGQNKVIGQVAIANFANLQGLTPVGGTAWKESYASGVPIIGEPDTGTLGRIAGSSLEDSNVDLTGELVNLIKAQSNYQANAKTISTESTIMQTIIQMT; encoded by the coding sequence ATGTCTTTCAATATCGGCCTTAGCGGTCTCTATGCGGCGAACAAGGCTCTGAACGTTACCGGCAACAACATTGCCAACGTCGCCACCACCGGTTTCAAATCGTCCCGTGCCGAATTCGGCGACCAGTACTCGCAGTCCATCCGCGGCACTGCCGGCGGCAAGACCCAGGTTGGCAGCGGTGTGAAGACCATGGCGGTCTCGCAGATGTTCAACCCGGGCAACATCAACGGTACCGGCCAGGCGCTGGACATGGCCATCGACGGCAACGGTTTCTTCGCCCTGAACGACAACGGCTCGCGCATCTACACCCGTGCCGGCGCCTTCTACAGCGACAAGGAAGGCTACGTGGTCAACGCCAGTGGCGCCAACCTGCAGGGCTATCCGGTGGATGACAACGGCAAGGTCATTCCGGGCGCGCTGACCGACCTGAAGATCGACACCTCGAACCTGGCGCCGAAGCCGACCGGTCGGATCAATGAGACCGTCAACCTGAACTCCAGCGACAATGCGCCATCGGTTTCGCCGTTCGACCCGGCCACCGTCGGTAGCTACAACTACAAGTTCAACACCCCGGTGTACGACAGCCAGGGCAACGAGCACCAGATGAACCAGTACTTCGTCAAGGAAGCTGGCACCAATACCTGGAGCATGTACACCACCATCGATGGTCGTAACCCGGCCGATCCGACCCTGGCCACGCCGCTGAAGAACACCCTGCCATTCACCACTGCGGGCAAACTGAACACCGCGGCCATGACCTCCGGTACGGTCACGGGTGGCCTGACCATTGCTCCCGACAAGACCTTCACGCTCGACGCCTGGATTCCAGCCGAGAAGAATGCCGCAGGCAACTGGGTAAGCAACGGCGCGGTGATGCGCCCAGGTGGCGTGGCCCTGGACATGCTGGCCACCACGCAATACAACGCGGCCTCGGCCACTACCGCCAAGGATCAGGACGGCTATGCCACTGGTGAGCTGGCCGGCCTGACCGTCGATCAGAGCGGCAACATGTTCGCCAACTTCACCAACGGTCAGAACAAGGTCATCGGCCAGGTGGCGATTGCCAACTTCGCCAACTTGCAAGGCTTGACGCCAGTCGGCGGCACTGCCTGGAAAGAGTCCTACGCTTCGGGCGTACCGATCATCGGCGAGCCGGACACCGGCACCCTGGGTCGTATCGCCGGCAGCTCCCTGGAAGACTCCAACGTCGACCTGACCGGCGAGCTGGTCAACCTGATCAAGGCGCAGAGCAACTACCAAGCCAACGCCAAGACCATTTCCACCGAAAGCACCATCATGCAGACCATCATCCAGATGACCTGA
- a CDS encoding flagellar hook-associated protein 3, which translates to MRISTAQFYESSASSYTKNFADLMKSKTQIDSGVRIQTAADDPVGAARLLLLQQQQALLKQYDGNMTTVNNSLLQEESVLATINDAMQRASELALRAGGAGVTDADRVSISGELKEIEANIFGLLNSRDANGDYMFGGTKTSSPPYVRNADGTYSYQGDQTQLSLQVSDTLSLATNDTGFSIFDSAKNKSRTESTLVAPPVDDGKVALSPGLLTSNNSFNSSFTAGQPYKITFTSATQYKVTDALGNDITAETPTNGTFDSKTEGGNRIALRGVEFEVTVALKEGDDADAVLAGREFSVQARPDSLTAVRGAGNSSSAQVTSSAVTDQAAYRSTFPSNGAVIKFTGANTYEFYAQPLTADSKPVASGTFTAPSLTVAGVTYQVSGAPQAGDQFAVNANNHQNQSVLETLSQLRSALDAPPGTAGDNVAIKNAVASAVANLASAREQVDITRGSIGARGNSLDIQRQENTSLTTANKVTQDAIGNTDMADASIMLTLQQAMLEASQLAFSRISQLSLFNKL; encoded by the coding sequence GTGCGTATTTCCACCGCTCAGTTCTATGAGTCGAGCGCCAGCAGCTACACCAAGAACTTCGCCGACCTGATGAAGAGCAAGACCCAGATCGACAGCGGCGTGCGTATCCAGACCGCCGCCGATGATCCGGTCGGTGCCGCGCGCCTGTTGCTGCTGCAGCAGCAGCAGGCCCTGCTCAAGCAATACGACGGCAACATGACCACGGTGAACAACTCGCTGCTGCAGGAAGAGAGCGTGCTGGCCACCATCAACGACGCCATGCAGCGTGCCAGCGAGCTGGCCCTGCGTGCCGGTGGCGCTGGCGTGACCGATGCCGACCGCGTATCCATCAGCGGCGAGCTGAAAGAGATCGAGGCCAACATCTTCGGCCTGCTCAATTCGCGTGATGCCAACGGCGACTACATGTTCGGCGGCACCAAGACCTCGTCGCCGCCCTACGTGCGCAATGCCGACGGCACCTACAGCTACCAGGGCGACCAGACCCAGCTGAGCCTGCAAGTGTCCGACACCCTGAGCCTGGCCACCAACGACACCGGCTTCAGCATCTTCGATTCGGCCAAGAACAAGAGTCGCACCGAGTCCACCCTGGTAGCGCCGCCGGTCGATGATGGCAAGGTCGCGCTGTCGCCCGGCCTGCTGACTTCGAACAACAGCTTCAACAGCAGCTTCACCGCAGGCCAGCCGTACAAGATCACCTTCACCAGCGCCACCCAGTACAAGGTGACCGATGCCCTGGGCAACGACATCACCGCCGAGACGCCAACCAACGGTACCTTCGACAGCAAGACCGAAGGCGGCAACCGCATCGCCCTGCGCGGTGTCGAGTTCGAAGTCACGGTTGCGCTGAAGGAAGGCGACGACGCCGATGCCGTCTTGGCTGGCCGCGAGTTCAGCGTGCAGGCGCGCCCTGATTCGCTGACCGCCGTGCGTGGTGCCGGCAACTCGTCCAGTGCCCAGGTCACCAGCAGTGCCGTGACCGATCAGGCCGCCTATCGCAGCACCTTCCCGAGCAACGGCGCGGTGATCAAGTTCACCGGTGCCAACACCTACGAGTTCTATGCCCAGCCCTTGACCGCCGACAGCAAGCCGGTGGCCAGCGGGACCTTCACCGCGCCGTCGTTGACCGTGGCCGGGGTGACCTACCAGGTGTCGGGTGCGCCGCAGGCTGGCGATCAGTTCGCGGTCAACGCCAACAATCACCAGAACCAGAGTGTGCTGGAAACCCTCAGCCAGCTGCGTTCGGCGCTGGATGCGCCGCCCGGCACCGCTGGTGACAACGTCGCGATCAAGAACGCCGTCGCCTCGGCTGTGGCCAATCTGGCCAGTGCCCGCGAGCAGGTCGATATCACCCGTGGTTCGATCGGCGCGCGGGGTAACTCGCTCGACATCCAGCGCCAGGAGAACACCAGCCTGACCACGGCCAACAAGGTCACCCAGGACGCCATCGGCAATACTGACATGGCCGATGCCTCGATCATGTTGACCCTGCAGCAGGCCATGCTGGAGGCGTCGCAGCTGGCGTTCTCGCGGATTTCCCAACTGAGCCTGTTCAACAAGCTCTGA
- the flgK gene encoding flagellar hook-associated protein FlgK codes for MSNLISIGLSGLNASQTALAITGNNIANAAVSGYSRQQTIQTTGPSHNIGTGFVGTGTTLSDVRRIYNAYLDNQLQTATSLNTDAAAFQDQITGIDKLLAESDTGISSVLTAFFSALQTASAKPSDMASRQLLLTQAQTLSNRFNAISSQMSKQNDSINSQLETLSGQVNKLTSSIADLNKQITQLSASGASPNNLLDARSEAVRQLNELVGVTVQERDGNYDVYMGNGQSLVTGNRANTLTAVPSTSDQGQYSLQINYPSFSSDVTSVVSGGQLGGLLRYRDDVLNPSMNELGRVALVVADSINSQLGQGLDANGQFGSALFSSINSAAALSQRSLASANNSAGSGNLDVTIANSGALTTYDYEVKFTGPNQYSVRRSDGTDMGNFDLTTTPPPVIDGFTLNLNGGGLAAGDSFKISPTRTAAGSINTVLTDANKLSFAGPINGIVGGGNTGTGTITQPNLGAKLDIYGGADTALIQDSIKHSMPVRMVFGAASGGTQGYTLFDAKGSPIGTGTIVPGQDNKLTINVPMRDASGAPILDGSGNPRTFAVETTVGGSPATDDSFSFGFNADGKSDNRNAQALLGLQTKSTVGVNSGGGSSFTSAYASLVERVGAKANQAKIDTVATKAVLDSAKESRNGVSGVNLDDEAANLIKFQHYYTASSQIIKAAQETFSILINAL; via the coding sequence ATGTCTAACCTGATCTCGATCGGGCTGTCCGGCCTGAATGCCAGCCAGACCGCGTTGGCCATCACCGGTAACAACATCGCCAACGCGGCGGTTTCCGGCTATTCGCGGCAGCAAACCATCCAGACCACTGGCCCGTCGCACAACATCGGCACGGGTTTCGTCGGCACGGGCACCACGTTGTCGGATGTGCGTCGCATCTACAACGCCTACCTGGACAACCAGCTGCAGACCGCGACTTCGCTGAATACCGATGCGGCCGCGTTCCAGGATCAGATCACGGGTATCGACAAACTGCTGGCCGAAAGCGACACCGGTATCAGCTCGGTGCTGACCGCCTTCTTCTCGGCGTTGCAGACCGCCTCGGCCAAGCCCAGCGACATGGCTTCGCGCCAGTTGTTGCTGACCCAGGCGCAGACCTTGAGCAACCGCTTCAATGCCATCTCCAGCCAGATGAGCAAGCAGAACGACAGCATCAACAGCCAGCTCGAAACGCTGTCGGGCCAGGTCAACAAGCTGACCTCGAGCATCGCCGACCTCAACAAGCAGATCACCCAGCTATCGGCTTCCGGCGCTTCGCCGAACAACCTGCTGGATGCGCGCAGCGAAGCGGTGCGCCAGCTCAATGAGCTGGTCGGCGTCACCGTGCAGGAGCGTGACGGCAACTACGACGTCTACATGGGTAACGGCCAGTCGCTGGTTACCGGTAACCGCGCCAATACCCTGACCGCCGTGCCGAGCACCAGCGATCAGGGCCAGTACAGCCTGCAGATCAACTACCCATCGTTCTCCTCGGACGTCACTTCGGTGGTCAGTGGTGGCCAGCTCGGCGGCCTGCTGCGCTACCGTGACGATGTGCTCAATCCGTCGATGAACGAGCTGGGGCGTGTCGCCCTGGTGGTGGCCGACAGCATCAACAGCCAGCTGGGGCAGGGTCTGGACGCCAATGGCCAGTTCGGCAGCGCGCTGTTCTCCAGCATCAACAGCGCTGCCGCGCTCAGCCAGCGCAGCCTGGCTTCGGCGAACAACAGCGCGGGCTCCGGCAACCTGGATGTGACCATCGCCAACAGCGGTGCGCTCACCACCTACGATTACGAAGTCAAGTTCACTGGCCCCAACCAGTACAGCGTGCGTCGTTCCGATGGCACCGACATGGGCAACTTCGACCTGACCACCACGCCACCGCCGGTCATTGATGGTTTCACCCTCAATCTCAACGGTGGCGGCCTGGCCGCTGGCGACAGCTTCAAGATCAGCCCGACCCGCACTGCGGCGGGCTCGATCAATACCGTGCTCACCGATGCCAACAAACTGTCGTTCGCCGGTCCGATCAATGGCATCGTCGGTGGTGGCAACACCGGTACCGGGACCATTACCCAGCCTAACCTGGGGGCAAAACTGGATATCTACGGCGGTGCCGACACCGCGTTGATCCAGGATTCGATCAAGCATTCGATGCCAGTGCGCATGGTGTTCGGGGCCGCCAGCGGCGGTACCCAGGGCTATACCCTGTTCGATGCCAAAGGCAGTCCCATTGGCACCGGCACCATCGTGCCTGGCCAGGACAACAAGCTGACCATCAATGTGCCGATGCGCGACGCCAGCGGCGCGCCGATCCTCGATGGCAGCGGCAATCCGCGTACCTTCGCCGTTGAAACCACTGTCGGTGGCAGCCCGGCCACCGATGACAGCTTCTCCTTCGGCTTCAATGCCGATGGCAAGTCCGACAACCGCAACGCCCAGGCGCTGCTCGGCCTGCAGACCAAGTCCACGGTCGGGGTGAATTCCGGCGGCGGCTCCAGTTTCACATCGGCCTATGCCTCGCTGGTCGAGCGGGTCGGTGCCAAGGCCAACCAGGCCAAAATCGATACCGTTGCGACCAAGGCCGTGCTCGATTCGGCCAAGGAGAGCCGCAACGGGGTTTCCGGTGTCAACCTGGATGACGAGGCGGCCAACCTCATCAAGTTCCAGCACTACTACACCGCGTCGTCGCAGATCATCAAAGCGGCGCAAGAAACCTTCAGCATCCTGATCAACGCTTTGTAA
- the flgD gene encoding flagellar hook assembly protein FlgD, translated as MTTTNTDNQVGSGYLESLQKPASKNNGSTGQAGSALGKDAFLQLLVTQMKNQNPLDPQDNGEFVAQLAQFSSLEGIQSLKESVDGILTGIGSSQALQATSLVGRSVIVASDKAVVDTTKSFNGQVVVPSNITEGKVTIKDKDGNVVKTIGLGAQKAGTADFIWDGKNEKGEAVDPGTYTFSAETKVDGKAKTLATLLPAKVNSVSFQNGSEMMLDLAGIGKVGISKVTTIGI; from the coding sequence ATGACTACCACCAATACCGATAACCAGGTCGGCAGCGGCTACCTGGAGTCGCTGCAAAAACCTGCCAGCAAGAACAACGGCAGCACCGGCCAGGCCGGCAGCGCGCTGGGCAAGGATGCGTTCCTGCAGTTGCTGGTGACGCAGATGAAGAACCAGAACCCGCTCGATCCCCAGGACAACGGCGAGTTCGTCGCGCAGCTGGCCCAGTTCAGCAGCCTCGAGGGCATCCAGTCGCTGAAGGAGTCGGTCGACGGCATCCTCACCGGCATCGGCTCGTCCCAGGCGCTGCAGGCCACCTCGCTGGTCGGTCGCTCGGTGATCGTGGCAAGCGACAAAGCGGTGGTCGATACCACCAAGAGCTTCAATGGCCAGGTCGTGGTGCCCTCGAACATCACCGAGGGCAAGGTCACCATCAAGGACAAGGACGGCAACGTGGTCAAGACCATTGGCCTGGGTGCGCAGAAGGCCGGTACCGCCGACTTCATCTGGGACGGCAAGAACGAGAAGGGTGAGGCGGTCGACCCGGGTACCTACACCTTCAGTGCCGAGACCAAGGTCGATGGCAAGGCCAAGACGCTGGCCACGCTGCTGCCGGCCAAGGTCAACAGCGTCAGCTTCCAGAACGGCAGCGAGATGATGCTCGACCTGGCCGGTATCGGCAAAGTCGGCATCTCCAAAGTCACCACCATCGGAATTTAA
- the flgC gene encoding flagellar basal body rod protein FlgC, giving the protein MSLASVFNIAGSGMSAQNTRLNTVASNIANAETVSSSIDQTYRARHPVFATTFQQAQAGAGQSLFEDQGEAGQGVQVKGIIEDQSNLEARYEPNHPAANKDGYVYYPNVNVVEEMADMISASRAFQTNAELMNTAKNMMQKVLTLGQ; this is encoded by the coding sequence ATGTCCCTTGCCAGTGTCTTCAATATCGCCGGTAGCGGCATGAGCGCGCAGAACACGCGCCTGAACACCGTCGCCTCGAACATCGCCAACGCCGAGACCGTCTCGTCGAGCATCGACCAGACCTACCGCGCCCGCCACCCGGTGTTCGCCACCACCTTCCAGCAGGCCCAGGCCGGCGCCGGCCAGTCGCTGTTCGAGGATCAGGGCGAGGCGGGGCAGGGGGTGCAGGTCAAGGGCATCATCGAGGACCAGAGCAACCTCGAGGCGCGCTACGAGCCGAACCACCCGGCGGCGAACAAGGACGGCTACGTCTACTACCCGAACGTCAACGTGGTCGAGGAGATGGCCGACATGATCTCCGCCAGCCGCGCGTTCCAGACCAACGCCGAGCTGATGAACACCGCCAAGAACATGATGCAGAAAGTGCTGACCCTGGGTCAGTAA